Proteins encoded within one genomic window of Paraglaciecola psychrophila 170:
- a CDS encoding TonB-dependent receptor, which yields MLKKTQLNRIAIAVAMAVGMSTAAMAQETSSAINGTVLSANGQSVAGATVTITDSRTGSVKVISTNETGRYNLRGLRVGGPYTIAVQDTAGTSTMTDVYLTLGETLNQNIDLKSQENIERIAVTSSIVNSSYGSSGPVANFGLNDLETAPAINRDIKDLIKIDPRIYINEANEDSIQCAGASSRFNSLTLDGVRMNDNFGLNQNGYPTVRIPFSYDAIAQVAVELAPFDVQYGGFTACNINAVTKSGSNEWHGGSFFDYTSDSLRGDELEGDKLNTGDFTEKRYGVNFGGALIEDKLFFYGAYEKLEGATLFDRGAGDSNAATPVQGVSQAQLDRIQQIAIDSYGYTPGGLVSSIPVEDEKVLLKLDWQINDAHRASFVYNFNDGNIIRESDGDSNEFEFSDHYYDQRGEFTSYVASVYSDWTDNFSTELRIGTSDFEASVTPLGGTDFGEVQIRTEFDHDGDGSNSRATVYLGADDSRHANKLTYDTDTIKLAGTYTVGDHVITAGYEYEKLDVFNLFIQEAEGEYRFSSIDDFEAGTPNRITYENAGVTNNPSDAAATFAYEINTLYVQDEYYWLDEDVTVTYGLRYDWYSSDDLPPENPLVEATYGFSNQQNLDGLDLLQPRLGINWNASEQLEVRGGVGLYSGGNPNVWLSNNYSNNGVIQLENQDRSGTSVFEMAFNGGGNPILDIPQDLFDAVANGEGRNGGLNIQDPDFEIPSEWKFALGATYTFENDLLVMLDLLYSDKKNSAIISDFSRGLSGNTAPDGRPIYTSVNGRSQDFVLTNVNGDSGDSTTFSVGLSQSLDNGIDWSASYANVSTDEVSPMTSSVAFSNYLNNTSDPENPGLAASNYEIPQRFTFSLAYTNEFFDGYRTRFNMFATVNEGRPYSYTFGEDTGFAFGDSVGFVDRHLLYVPDLNDSNVVYGDDFDVEAFNAFIDSEGLKRGGIMERNSINGDWWTKVDLRVSQEFPGFMKEHKGEAFIVVENFGNMLNDDWGVLYETSFPRAQPAIQASINELGQYEYEAFLDPAGQTRVGDASLWSVRIGVNYKF from the coding sequence ATGTTAAAAAAAACACAACTCAATCGCATCGCGATTGCAGTCGCTATGGCAGTTGGCATGTCAACTGCGGCAATGGCGCAAGAAACTTCTTCAGCTATTAATGGTACAGTATTATCTGCAAATGGGCAGTCAGTGGCAGGAGCAACAGTTACCATTACTGACTCCCGCACCGGTTCTGTTAAAGTTATTTCTACTAATGAAACTGGCCGTTATAACTTGCGAGGTTTGCGTGTAGGTGGTCCTTACACAATCGCAGTGCAGGATACTGCTGGAACCAGCACAATGACTGATGTGTATCTAACATTGGGCGAGACCTTAAACCAAAACATCGATCTGAAAAGCCAAGAAAATATCGAGCGCATCGCTGTTACTAGTTCAATAGTTAACTCATCGTATGGTTCGTCAGGTCCTGTTGCAAACTTTGGTTTAAATGATTTAGAAACTGCGCCAGCTATCAACCGTGATATTAAAGACCTTATTAAAATTGACCCGCGTATTTATATTAATGAGGCTAACGAAGACAGTATTCAGTGTGCTGGTGCAAGCTCACGTTTCAACAGCTTGACGCTTGACGGTGTGCGGATGAATGATAACTTTGGTCTTAATCAAAATGGTTACCCAACGGTTCGTATTCCATTTTCTTACGATGCCATTGCTCAGGTAGCTGTTGAATTAGCACCATTTGATGTTCAGTATGGTGGTTTCACTGCATGCAATATTAACGCTGTAACTAAGTCTGGTAGCAACGAATGGCACGGCGGTTCTTTCTTTGACTATACTAGTGACTCTCTTCGTGGTGATGAATTAGAAGGCGATAAGCTTAATACCGGCGACTTTACTGAGAAGCGTTACGGTGTTAACTTTGGTGGAGCATTAATAGAAGACAAACTGTTTTTTTATGGTGCTTACGAAAAGCTAGAAGGTGCCACCTTGTTTGACCGAGGTGCAGGTGACTCAAATGCAGCAACACCTGTTCAAGGTGTCTCACAAGCTCAGCTTGACCGTATTCAACAAATAGCCATAGATAGCTACGGCTATACCCCTGGCGGTCTTGTGTCCAGTATCCCAGTAGAAGATGAAAAAGTTCTTCTTAAATTAGATTGGCAAATTAATGATGCGCATCGTGCATCATTTGTGTATAACTTCAACGATGGGAACATCATCCGCGAATCAGATGGTGATTCAAACGAGTTTGAGTTTTCTGACCATTACTACGACCAACGCGGTGAATTTACTTCTTATGTCGCTTCTGTTTACTCCGACTGGACAGATAATTTTTCTACCGAATTAAGGATAGGTACATCAGATTTCGAAGCGTCAGTTACGCCTCTTGGTGGCACTGATTTTGGTGAAGTGCAGATACGTACCGAGTTTGACCATGACGGTGATGGTTCCAATTCTCGTGCTACAGTTTATTTAGGTGCAGATGACTCACGTCACGCGAATAAATTAACTTACGACACAGACACGATAAAACTAGCCGGTACCTATACGGTTGGTGACCACGTGATTACTGCTGGATATGAGTACGAGAAGCTTGATGTGTTTAACTTGTTTATCCAAGAGGCTGAAGGCGAGTATCGCTTTAGTTCGATTGATGACTTCGAAGCTGGAACGCCTAATCGTATTACATATGAGAATGCGGGAGTGACTAACAATCCGTCAGATGCGGCGGCTACCTTTGCTTACGAAATCAATACTCTTTATGTTCAGGACGAGTATTACTGGTTAGATGAAGACGTCACCGTCACTTACGGTTTGCGTTATGATTGGTATAGCAGTGATGATCTTCCTCCAGAAAACCCATTAGTTGAAGCCACATATGGATTCAGTAACCAACAAAATTTAGACGGTCTTGATTTGTTACAACCCCGTTTAGGCATAAACTGGAACGCTAGTGAACAATTGGAAGTGCGTGGTGGTGTTGGTTTGTACTCCGGCGGTAACCCAAATGTATGGCTTTCTAATAACTATTCAAACAACGGTGTTATTCAGCTTGAGAACCAAGACAGATCTGGTACTTCAGTATTTGAAATGGCCTTCAATGGTGGAGGCAATCCAATTCTCGATATTCCACAAGATCTTTTTGATGCCGTTGCAAATGGTGAAGGTCGTAACGGTGGTCTGAATATTCAAGACCCTGACTTCGAAATTCCTTCTGAGTGGAAGTTCGCTCTAGGTGCAACTTATACATTCGAAAATGATTTGTTGGTGATGCTTGACCTTCTTTACTCAGATAAGAAAAACTCAGCAATTATTAGTGATTTCAGTCGTGGTTTGAGTGGTAATACTGCCCCTGACGGACGCCCGATTTACACAAGTGTGAATGGACGTAGTCAAGATTTTGTTTTGACAAATGTTAACGGCGATTCAGGCGATTCAACAACTTTTTCAGTTGGTTTAAGCCAGTCTCTTGATAACGGCATTGACTGGAGTGCTTCATACGCAAACGTTTCAACTGATGAAGTCAGCCCAATGACAAGCTCTGTTGCGTTTTCTAACTATTTGAACAACACCTCTGACCCTGAGAATCCAGGTTTAGCTGCGTCTAACTACGAGATCCCTCAACGTTTTACGTTTAGCTTAGCTTATACGAATGAGTTTTTTGATGGCTACAGAACACGTTTCAATATGTTCGCTACAGTTAACGAAGGCCGCCCGTATAGTTATACATTTGGCGAGGATACAGGTTTCGCGTTTGGTGACTCAGTTGGTTTCGTCGACCGTCATTTATTATACGTTCCTGATCTTAACGATAGTAACGTTGTTTATGGCGACGATTTCGATGTAGAAGCATTTAACGCATTCATCGATTCAGAAGGTCTGAAGCGTGGTGGAATCATGGAGCGTAACAGCATTAATGGCGATTGGTGGACCAAAGTGGATCTTCGTGTTTCTCAGGAATTTCCTGGTTTCATGAAGGAGCATAAAGGTGAAGCGTTTATCGTGGTTGAGAACTTTGGTAACATGCTGAACGATGACTGGGGTGTTTTGTATGAAACAAGCTTCCCTCGTGCACAGCCTGCAATACAAGCTTCAATTAATGAGCTTGGTCAGTATGAATATGAAGCATTTTTAGATCCTGCTGGTCAGACTCGAGTTGGTGATGCATCGTTGTGGTCAGTTCGCATAGGTGTTAACTATAAGTTCTAA
- the udk gene encoding uridine kinase produces the protein MSTPLVIAISGASGSGKSLFTENLLKEFSEEGKTVQILREDHYYRSQDHLPMAEREKNNYDHPKAFEHELLVEHLEALINWKAIEYPHYCYKTHTRLEQTEHLISAPVIIVEGIMLLANEALQPLFDIKIFVDTPLDICLLRRMKRDIAERGRTLESVAKQYESTVKPMYHQFISPSRFTADVIVTQGGKNRIALDVIKSHIQQSLL, from the coding sequence ATGTCTACCCCTTTAGTTATTGCCATTTCAGGCGCATCTGGTTCTGGTAAGTCTTTGTTTACTGAGAATTTATTGAAAGAGTTCTCAGAAGAAGGCAAAACTGTTCAAATTTTACGAGAAGATCATTATTATCGTTCCCAAGACCATTTACCCATGGCAGAACGAGAAAAAAATAATTATGACCACCCAAAAGCATTCGAACATGAATTATTAGTTGAACATTTAGAAGCATTAATAAACTGGAAAGCGATCGAGTATCCTCATTATTGCTACAAGACTCATACTCGTCTCGAGCAAACAGAACACTTGATTTCAGCACCCGTTATTATCGTCGAAGGCATTATGTTGTTAGCAAACGAGGCCTTGCAGCCTTTATTTGATATTAAAATATTTGTCGATACGCCCTTGGATATTTGCTTATTACGCAGAATGAAAAGAGATATTGCCGAAAGAGGTCGTACGTTAGAGTCTGTGGCCAAGCAATACGAATCAACCGTTAAACCTATGTATCACCAATTCATTTCACCCAGTCGCTTTACTGCTGATGTGATTGTCACTCAAGGCGGTAAGAACCGGATTGCACTCGATGTGATTAAATCTCATATTCAGCAAAGCCTGCTTTAA